One Streptomyces fagopyri DNA window includes the following coding sequences:
- a CDS encoding SsgA family sporulation/cell division regulator, with translation MNTTVSCELHLRLVVSSESSLPVPAGLRYDTADPYAVHATFHTGAEETVEWVFARDLLAEGLHRPTGTGDVRVWPSRSHGQGVVCIALSSPEGEALLEAPARALESFLKRTDAAVPPGTEHRHFDLDTELSHILAES, from the coding sequence ATGAACACCACGGTCAGCTGCGAGCTGCACCTGCGCCTCGTTGTGTCGAGCGAGTCCTCACTGCCTGTTCCCGCAGGACTGCGGTATGACACGGCCGATCCCTACGCCGTGCACGCCACCTTCCACACCGGAGCCGAGGAAACTGTCGAGTGGGTGTTCGCCCGCGACCTCCTCGCGGAGGGCCTCCATCGGCCCACCGGTACCGGCGACGTCCGAGTCTGGCCGTCCCGAAGTCATGGTCAGGGCGTCGTATGCATCGCCCTGAGCTCCCCGGAGGGCGAGGCTCTGCTCGAGGCCCCGGCGCGGGCCCTGGAGTCCTTCCTGAAGCGAACGGACGCCGCCGTGCCCCCGGGCACGGAACACCGGCACTTCGATCTCGACACGGAGCTCTCACACATCCTGGCCGAGAGCTAG
- a CDS encoding 3'-5' exonuclease, which translates to MTCWYEGPLAAFDTETTGVDVETDRIVSAAVVVQDTAGSRPRVTRWLVNPGVPVPEGATAVHGLTEEHLQRNGRWPSPVMDEIVRVLGEQAAVGRPLVVMNAPFDLTLLDRELRRHRASCLDRWFDSAPLRVLDPRVLDKHLDRYRKGRRTLTDLCAHYGVALEGAHDAAADALAAMEVVRAVGRRFAPRLERLSPAELHTLQSVWHAAQARGLQAWFARSGSEESVDPSWPLRPELSAAA; encoded by the coding sequence ATGACGTGCTGGTACGAGGGCCCCTTGGCCGCGTTCGACACGGAGACCACGGGCGTGGATGTCGAGACCGACCGGATCGTGTCGGCCGCCGTCGTCGTCCAGGACACCGCGGGTTCCCGCCCCCGGGTGACCCGGTGGCTGGTCAACCCGGGGGTGCCGGTGCCCGAGGGTGCGACGGCGGTGCACGGACTGACGGAGGAACATCTGCAGCGCAACGGCCGCTGGCCGTCGCCGGTGATGGACGAGATAGTCCGGGTGCTGGGCGAGCAGGCCGCGGTGGGCCGCCCGCTGGTGGTGATGAACGCGCCGTTCGATCTGACGCTCCTGGACCGGGAGTTGCGCCGGCATCGGGCGTCCTGTCTCGACCGCTGGTTCGACTCGGCGCCGCTGCGCGTGCTCGATCCACGGGTCCTGGACAAACATCTGGACCGCTACCGCAAGGGCCGGCGCACGCTCACCGACCTGTGCGCGCACTACGGCGTCGCCCTGGAGGGCGCGCACGACGCGGCGGCGGACGCGCTGGCCGCGATGGAGGTGGTACGGGCGGTGGGGCGCCGGTTCGCGCCCCGGCTGGAGCGGCTCTCCCCCGCGGAGCTGCACACCCTGCAGTCGGTGTGGCACGCGGCGCAGGCGCGGGGGCTTCAGGCCTGGTTCGCGCGCAGTGGTTCGGAGGAGTCGGTGGATCCGTCGTGGCCGCTGCGGCCGGAGCTGTCCGCGGCGGCGTGA
- a CDS encoding DsbA family protein has product MNDSSAARTTAVLDVWCELQCPDCRDALDDLRALRARYGDRLELRLRHFPLEKHRHAFAAAQAAEEAAEQGRSWPYVEAVLARVEELDRLGEPFLIDVARELGLDAEEFDTALIDGRHILIVDADQAEGKAIGLTGTPTYVIGGERLDGGKSREGLRERVEEIADRLLAGSE; this is encoded by the coding sequence ATGAACGACTCCTCCGCAGCCCGCACCACCGCCGTCCTGGACGTCTGGTGCGAACTCCAGTGCCCCGACTGCCGCGACGCCCTCGACGACCTGCGCGCGCTGCGCGCCCGCTACGGCGACCGGCTGGAGCTGCGGCTGCGGCACTTCCCACTGGAGAAGCACCGGCACGCCTTCGCCGCCGCGCAGGCCGCCGAGGAGGCCGCGGAGCAGGGCCGGTCCTGGCCGTACGTCGAGGCGGTGCTCGCCCGTGTCGAGGAGCTGGACCGCCTGGGCGAGCCCTTCCTGATCGATGTCGCCCGTGAACTCGGCCTGGACGCGGAGGAGTTCGACACCGCGCTGATCGACGGACGGCACATCCTGATCGTCGACGCCGACCAGGCCGAGGGCAAGGCCATCGGTTTGACCGGCACCCCCACGTACGTCATCGGCGGCGAACGGCTCGACGGCGGCAAGAGCCGGGAGGGCCTGCGCGAGCGCGTCGAGGAGATCGCCGACCGACTGCTGGCCGGGAGCGAGTAG
- a CDS encoding SRPBCC family protein: MDWCHYRFRSLWALPAPPADVYRALQQAEDYPHWWPQVREVRPADERSGTIRIRSFLPYDLVFTAREVRSDPVAGVLEIAMSGDVEGWARWTLCPDGPGTRARYDQEVDVRKPLLRRLAVPGRPLFRLNHALMMRAGQRGLRATLRAV, from the coding sequence ATGGACTGGTGTCACTACCGCTTCCGCAGCCTGTGGGCCCTGCCCGCGCCCCCCGCCGACGTCTACCGCGCTCTCCAACAGGCCGAGGACTACCCGCACTGGTGGCCCCAGGTCCGCGAGGTGCGCCCGGCCGACGAACGGAGCGGCACCATCCGTATCCGCTCCTTCCTGCCGTACGACCTGGTGTTCACCGCGCGTGAGGTACGGAGCGACCCGGTCGCCGGGGTCCTGGAGATAGCGATGTCGGGTGACGTCGAGGGCTGGGCCCGCTGGACCCTGTGCCCCGACGGGCCCGGCACCCGTGCCCGCTACGACCAGGAGGTCGACGTGCGCAAGCCCCTGCTGCGGCGGCTCGCGGTGCCGGGACGGCCCCTCTTCCGCCTCAACCACGCGCTGATGATGCGTGCCGGACAGCGCGGACTGAGGGCGACTCTGCGAGCGGTTTGA
- the thrS gene encoding threonine--tRNA ligase — MSDVRVIIQRDSEREERVVTTGTTAADLFAGERTVVAARVAGELKDLAYEVKDGEEVAPVEISSQDGLDILRHSTAHVMAQAVQELFPEAKLGIGPPVKDGFYYDFDVEKPFTPEDLKAIEKKMQEIQKRGQRFSRRVVTDEDAREELAAEPYKLELIGIKGSAAAQEGSDGVDVEVGGGELTMYDNLDAKTGELCWKDLCRGPHLPTTRNIPAFKLMRNAGAYWRGSEKNPMLQRIYGTAWPSKDELKAHLDFLAEAEKRDHRKLGNELDLFSIPDQIGSGLAVFHPKGGIIRRVMEDYSRRRHEEEGYEFVYTPHATKGKLFETSGHLDWYADGMYPPMQLDEGVDYYLKPMNCPMHNLIFDARGRSYRELPLRLFEFGTVYRYEKSGVVHGLTRARGFTQDDAHIYCTKEQMADELDKTLTFVLGLLRDYGLTDFYLELSTKDPEKFVGSDEIWEEATETLRQVAEKQGLPLVPDPGGAAFYGPKISVQTKDAIGRTWQMSTVQLDFNLPERFDLEYTGPDGSKQRPVMIHRALFGSIERFFAVLLEHYAGAFPAWLAPVQAVGIPIGDAHVEYLQKFAVEAKRKGLRVEVDASSDRMQKKIRNAQKQKVPFMVIAGDEDMAAGAVSFRYRDGSQENGIPVDEAIAKIAKIVEERAQV; from the coding sequence GTGTCAGACGTCCGTGTGATCATCCAACGCGATTCCGAGCGGGAAGAGCGCGTGGTGACGACGGGGACTACGGCCGCCGATCTCTTCGCCGGCGAGCGCACCGTCGTCGCCGCGCGCGTGGCCGGCGAGCTGAAGGACCTCGCGTACGAGGTGAAGGACGGCGAGGAGGTCGCGCCCGTCGAGATCTCCTCCCAGGACGGCCTCGACATCCTGCGCCACTCCACCGCGCACGTCATGGCGCAGGCCGTGCAGGAGCTCTTCCCCGAGGCCAAGCTGGGCATCGGCCCGCCGGTCAAGGACGGCTTCTACTACGACTTCGACGTCGAGAAGCCGTTCACGCCCGAGGATCTCAAGGCCATCGAGAAGAAGATGCAGGAGATCCAGAAGCGCGGCCAGCGCTTCTCCCGCCGCGTGGTCACCGACGAGGACGCCCGCGAGGAGCTCGCCGCCGAGCCGTACAAGCTGGAGCTCATCGGCATCAAGGGTTCCGCGGCCGCCCAGGAGGGGTCCGACGGCGTGGACGTCGAGGTCGGCGGCGGCGAACTGACGATGTACGACAACCTCGACGCCAAGACCGGCGAGCTGTGCTGGAAGGACCTCTGCCGCGGTCCCCACCTGCCCACCACCCGCAACATCCCGGCGTTCAAGCTCATGCGCAACGCCGGCGCGTACTGGCGCGGCAGCGAGAAGAACCCGATGCTCCAGCGCATCTACGGCACCGCCTGGCCGTCCAAGGACGAGCTGAAGGCGCACCTGGACTTCCTCGCCGAGGCCGAGAAGCGCGACCACCGCAAGCTGGGCAACGAACTGGACCTCTTCTCCATCCCGGACCAGATCGGCTCCGGCCTCGCCGTCTTCCACCCCAAGGGCGGCATCATCCGCCGGGTCATGGAGGACTACTCGCGCCGCCGGCACGAGGAGGAGGGCTACGAGTTCGTCTACACCCCGCACGCGACCAAGGGGAAGCTCTTCGAGACCTCGGGCCACCTGGACTGGTACGCCGACGGCATGTACCCGCCCATGCAGCTCGACGAGGGCGTGGACTACTACCTCAAGCCCATGAACTGCCCGATGCACAACCTGATCTTCGACGCGCGCGGCCGCTCGTACCGTGAACTGCCGCTGCGTCTCTTCGAGTTCGGGACCGTGTACCGGTACGAGAAGTCGGGCGTCGTGCACGGCCTGACCCGCGCCCGGGGCTTCACGCAGGACGACGCGCACATCTACTGCACCAAGGAGCAGATGGCGGACGAGCTCGACAAGACGCTCACCTTCGTTCTCGGTCTGCTGCGCGACTACGGCCTCACCGACTTCTATCTGGAGCTGTCCACCAAGGACCCGGAGAAGTTCGTCGGCTCGGACGAGATCTGGGAAGAGGCCACCGAGACGCTGCGCCAGGTCGCCGAGAAGCAGGGCCTTCCGCTGGTCCCGGACCCGGGCGGCGCCGCCTTCTACGGCCCGAAGATCTCCGTGCAGACGAAGGACGCCATCGGCCGCACCTGGCAGATGTCGACCGTGCAGCTCGACTTCAACCTGCCCGAGCGCTTCGACCTGGAGTACACCGGTCCCGACGGCTCCAAGCAGCGTCCGGTGATGATCCACCGCGCGCTGTTCGGTTCCATCGAGCGCTTCTTCGCGGTGCTCCTGGAGCACTACGCGGGCGCGTTCCCGGCCTGGCTGGCGCCCGTCCAGGCGGTCGGCATCCCGATCGGCGACGCGCACGTGGAGTACCTCCAGAAGTTCGCCGTCGAGGCGAAGAGGAAGGGCCTGCGGGTCGAGGTCGACGCCTCCTCCGACCGCATGCAGAAGAAGATCCGCAACGCGCAGAAGCAGAAGGTGCCCTTCATGGTCATCGCGGGCGACGAGGACATGGCGGCCGGCGCCGTCTCCTTCCGCTACCGCGACGGTTCGCAGGAGAACGGCATCCCGGTCGACGAGGCCATCGCCAAGATCGCCAAGATCGTCGAGGAGCGCGCGCAGGTCTGA
- a CDS encoding TFIIB-type zinc ribbon-containing protein — protein sequence MQCPKCHAPMHTYNRNGVQIEQCSGCRGIFLDYGELEALTRVESQWSQPAPPPPAAPQAYPAAPAPAWGAPHGGGHGGGHYGGGHGGHHRHKSFGHMLFSS from the coding sequence ATGCAGTGTCCGAAGTGCCATGCGCCGATGCACACGTACAACCGCAACGGTGTCCAGATCGAGCAGTGCAGCGGCTGCCGCGGGATCTTTCTCGACTACGGCGAGCTGGAGGCGCTGACCCGCGTGGAATCGCAGTGGTCGCAGCCCGCGCCGCCGCCCCCGGCCGCCCCGCAGGCGTACCCGGCGGCTCCCGCGCCCGCCTGGGGCGCCCCGCACGGCGGTGGCCACGGCGGTGGTCACTACGGCGGCGGCCACGGCGGCCACCACCGTCACAAGAGCTTCGGGCACATGCTCTTCTCGTCGTGA
- a CDS encoding aminotransferase class IV gives MKIWLDGGLQDSESARVSVFDHGLTVGDGIFETVKAVEGRPFALTRHLDRLARSAHGLGLPDPDRDEVRRACAAVLDANPVPLGRLRITYTGGHGPLGSDRGDRGPTLAVALGESARRPDSTAVITVPWTRNERGALTGLKTTSYAENVVALARAREQGASEAVFANTVGQLCEGTGSNVFVVLDGEIHTPPVASGCLAGITRALAVEWTGARETELPLDVLERADEIFLTSTLRDVQGVHRVDGRELPGAPGPVTAKAMRIFDERAGHDLDP, from the coding sequence GTGAAGATCTGGCTCGACGGCGGGCTGCAGGACAGCGAGTCCGCCCGCGTCTCCGTCTTCGATCACGGACTGACCGTGGGCGACGGCATCTTCGAGACCGTGAAGGCGGTGGAAGGGCGGCCGTTCGCGCTGACCCGGCACCTCGACCGGCTGGCCCGCTCCGCGCACGGCCTCGGACTGCCCGACCCCGACCGCGACGAGGTGCGCCGGGCCTGCGCGGCCGTTCTGGACGCCAACCCGGTGCCGCTCGGCCGCCTGCGCATCACGTACACCGGAGGGCACGGCCCGCTCGGCTCGGACCGGGGGGACCGGGGTCCGACCCTGGCCGTCGCCCTGGGCGAGTCCGCGCGACGCCCCGACTCCACCGCCGTGATCACCGTGCCGTGGACCCGCAACGAGCGCGGCGCCCTCACCGGCCTCAAGACCACCTCGTACGCCGAGAACGTGGTCGCGCTGGCCCGCGCGCGCGAACAGGGCGCGTCCGAGGCGGTGTTCGCCAACACGGTCGGGCAGCTGTGCGAGGGCACGGGGTCGAACGTCTTCGTCGTGCTCGACGGAGAGATCCACACCCCGCCGGTGGCCTCCGGCTGCCTCGCCGGCATCACCCGCGCGCTCGCCGTCGAGTGGACCGGTGCCCGGGAGACCGAGCTGCCGCTGGACGTCCTGGAGCGCGCCGACGAGATCTTCCTGACCTCCACCCTGCGGGACGTGCAGGGCGTGCACCGGGTCGACGGACGTGAACTCCCGGGCGCGCCGGGACCGGTGACGGCCAAGGCGATGCGGATCTTCGACGAGCGGGCCGGACACGACCTCGACCCGTAA
- a CDS encoding GNAT family N-acetyltransferase — MTTTLRPTEPLQRGADGALSRHYQVCVNSRPVGRIHLSTHPEYGPTVGRIEELGIDEPDRGRGRGTVAVLAAEEVARGWGCGRVETSVPGDARAALRLATTLGYALSNRNMTKPLDGPPPALPAGSVARPMTEAEYVPWLAREREAFAAALIAWGVPEAEAYTKTDQGHARFLPDGLASENTLISVLEQEGTPVGTLWVGLWPDMAYVLDVEADAAHRGCGHGRALMRVAEAQAVAGGRDRIGLNVFAGNTAAEKLYESLGYTTSSYHLYKNLL; from the coding sequence ATGACCACCACCCTGCGGCCGACCGAGCCGCTTCAGCGCGGAGCCGACGGGGCGCTGTCCCGTCACTACCAGGTGTGCGTGAACAGCCGCCCCGTGGGCCGGATCCATCTCTCCACCCACCCTGAGTACGGGCCCACCGTGGGCCGGATCGAGGAGCTGGGCATCGACGAGCCGGACCGCGGCCGGGGCCGGGGCACGGTGGCCGTGCTCGCGGCCGAGGAGGTGGCGCGGGGCTGGGGCTGCGGGCGCGTCGAGACCTCGGTGCCCGGTGACGCGAGGGCCGCGCTCCGGCTCGCCACGACGCTGGGATACGCCCTCAGCAACCGCAACATGACGAAGCCCCTGGACGGGCCGCCGCCCGCGCTTCCCGCCGGGAGCGTCGCACGGCCCATGACCGAGGCCGAGTACGTTCCCTGGCTGGCCCGCGAACGCGAGGCCTTCGCCGCCGCCCTGATCGCGTGGGGCGTACCGGAGGCGGAGGCGTACACCAAGACCGACCAGGGGCACGCCAGGTTCCTGCCGGACGGCCTGGCCAGCGAGAACACGCTGATCAGCGTCCTGGAGCAGGAGGGAACCCCGGTCGGCACGCTGTGGGTGGGACTGTGGCCGGACATGGCGTACGTGCTCGACGTCGAGGCCGACGCCGCGCACCGGGGCTGCGGTCACGGGCGCGCCCTGATGCGGGTCGCGGAGGCCCAGGCCGTGGCCGGCGGACGGGACCGTATCGGCCTCAACGTGTTCGCGGGCAACACCGCCGCCGAGAAGCTCTACGAGTCGCTCGGCTACACGACGAGCTCGTACCACCTCTACAAGAACCTGCTCTGA
- a CDS encoding DUF4365 domain-containing protein, whose protein sequence is MAIAQPERGGLLPQRTAPHRGTLATTACMETLQVGYLHAVAAAAGCSLSQPFPDNGIDWHVSHSGPGHTVDDEVTIKVQLKCTYQIPPNPPGPAFSFTLDNEHLAKLARTPVSVHKILVVMLVPRSQDDWLRASHDRLDLRHCCYWTNLAGQPVTGRRRTTVRIPTSRIFDDRALCEIMTRVGTGGRP, encoded by the coding sequence ATGGCAATCGCGCAGCCCGAGCGGGGCGGGCTGCTGCCCCAGCGGACGGCACCCCATCGCGGCACGCTCGCCACCACCGCCTGCATGGAGACACTGCAGGTCGGCTACCTGCACGCGGTCGCCGCGGCGGCGGGCTGCTCCCTGTCCCAGCCCTTTCCGGACAACGGGATCGACTGGCACGTCAGCCACAGCGGCCCCGGACACACGGTCGACGACGAAGTCACCATCAAGGTGCAGCTCAAGTGCACGTACCAGATCCCGCCGAACCCCCCGGGACCCGCCTTCTCCTTCACGCTCGACAACGAGCACCTGGCGAAGCTCGCCCGCACCCCGGTCTCGGTGCACAAGATCCTGGTCGTGATGCTCGTGCCCCGGTCCCAGGACGACTGGCTGCGCGCCAGCCACGACCGCCTCGACCTGCGGCACTGCTGCTACTGGACCAACCTCGCCGGGCAGCCCGTCACGGGCCGGCGCAGAACCACCGTCCGCATACCGACCTCGCGCATCTTCGACGACCGGGCCCTGTGCGAGATCATGACGCGGGTCGGGACGGGAGGCAGACCATGA
- a CDS encoding HIT family protein, with protein MLHHMTSEPEQQIGVGTQDAFQRLWTPHRMAYIQGENKPTGPGADDGCPFCSIPAKSDEDGLIVKRGEQVYAVLNLYPYNGGHLMVVPYRHVADYTDLTGPETAELGELTKQAMTALRTASGAHGFNIGMNQGTVAGAGIAAHLHQHIVPRWGGDTNFMPVVGHTKVLPQLLADTREMLAEAWPRP; from the coding sequence ATGCTGCACCACATGACGAGTGAGCCGGAGCAGCAGATCGGAGTGGGGACGCAGGACGCGTTCCAGCGCCTGTGGACGCCCCATCGGATGGCTTACATCCAGGGCGAGAACAAGCCTACCGGCCCGGGGGCCGACGACGGCTGTCCGTTCTGCTCGATCCCCGCCAAGTCCGACGAGGACGGGCTCATCGTCAAGCGCGGTGAGCAGGTGTACGCGGTGCTCAACCTCTACCCGTACAACGGCGGCCATCTCATGGTCGTGCCCTACCGCCATGTCGCGGACTACACCGACCTGACCGGCCCGGAGACCGCCGAGCTCGGCGAGCTGACCAAGCAGGCCATGACCGCGCTGCGGACCGCGTCCGGCGCGCACGGCTTCAACATCGGTATGAACCAGGGCACCGTCGCCGGTGCGGGCATCGCCGCCCACCTGCACCAGCACATCGTGCCCCGGTGGGGCGGCGACACCAACTTCATGCCGGTCGTCGGCCACACCAAGGTCCTGCCCCAACTGCTCGCGGACACCCGCGAGATGCTCGCCGAGGCCTGGCCCCGGCCGTAG
- a CDS encoding CGNR zinc finger domain-containing protein produces the protein MLITHDTRCALDTVVDLVNTAPEDDTADGLANVPSLADFVRKHEISDVGVLSEQDLAAVRGVRARFAGVFAADEPRIAAGLINELVAAAGTTPRLTDHDGYDWHVHYFAPGASVADHLAADCGMALAFFVVAGEQDRLRRCEAPDCRRAFVDLSRNRSRRYCDSRTCGNRLHVAAYRARRKEAAG, from the coding sequence GTGCTGATCACCCACGACACCCGGTGCGCCCTCGACACCGTGGTGGATCTGGTGAACACCGCGCCGGAGGACGACACGGCGGACGGACTCGCGAACGTCCCGTCCCTCGCCGATTTCGTACGAAAGCACGAAATCAGTGATGTCGGTGTGCTGTCGGAGCAGGATCTCGCGGCCGTGCGCGGGGTCCGTGCCCGGTTCGCCGGGGTCTTCGCCGCCGACGAACCGCGGATCGCCGCGGGGCTCATCAACGAGCTGGTCGCCGCCGCGGGCACCACGCCCCGTCTCACCGACCACGACGGCTACGACTGGCACGTGCACTACTTCGCGCCGGGCGCCTCGGTCGCCGACCACCTCGCCGCCGACTGCGGGATGGCGCTGGCGTTCTTCGTGGTCGCGGGAGAACAGGACCGTCTGCGACGCTGCGAGGCGCCGGACTGCCGGCGTGCGTTCGTGGATCTCTCACGCAACCGCTCGCGCCGCTACTGCGACAGCCGGACGTGCGGAAACCGGCTCCACGTGGCCGCGTACCGGGCACGCCGGAAGGAAGCGGCGGGCTGA
- a CDS encoding chorismate-binding protein produces the protein MLDLPPLARFGDLVATGLLDVTGDPAALDSTGFWAVSADFEGRLVCARFADVRREPVPAPVPGRWRGPAAGDWTSSLDRAAYTRGVRRIRDHIAAGDVYQTNLCRVLSAPLAPDADLDDLTALLARGNPAPYAGTVRLPGHGVETATASPELFLRRTGRTVESGPIKGTGRTEADLLPKDHAENVMIVDLVRNDLGRVCATGSVTVPDLCAVEKHPGLVHLVSTVRGELREDVGWPGLLAAAFPPGSVTGAPKASALRIIDALETAPRGPYCGGIGWVDADRGTGELAVGIRTFWADREEGVLRFGTGAGITWGSDPEGEWRETELKASRLLAVASGAFEVNEGILT, from the coding sequence GTGCTCGACCTCCCTCCTCTCGCCCGCTTCGGTGACCTCGTCGCGACCGGTCTCCTCGACGTCACCGGCGACCCCGCGGCCCTTGACTCCACCGGCTTCTGGGCCGTCTCGGCAGACTTCGAGGGGCGTCTGGTCTGCGCCCGGTTCGCCGACGTACGGCGCGAACCCGTGCCCGCCCCCGTGCCCGGCCGGTGGCGCGGACCGGCCGCCGGTGACTGGACGTCGTCCCTCGACCGCGCCGCGTACACGCGGGGTGTCCGCCGCATCCGCGACCACATAGCCGCGGGCGATGTCTACCAGACCAACCTCTGCCGCGTGCTGTCCGCGCCGCTCGCCCCCGACGCCGACCTGGACGACCTGACCGCCCTGCTGGCCCGCGGCAACCCCGCCCCGTACGCGGGGACCGTCCGACTGCCCGGGCACGGCGTCGAGACGGCCACCGCCTCACCCGAACTCTTCCTGCGCCGCACCGGCCGCACGGTCGAGTCCGGCCCGATCAAGGGCACCGGACGCACCGAGGCCGACCTGCTGCCGAAGGACCACGCCGAGAACGTGATGATCGTCGACCTGGTCCGCAACGACCTCGGCCGGGTCTGCGCCACCGGCAGCGTGACCGTTCCCGATCTGTGCGCCGTCGAGAAGCATCCCGGGCTCGTGCACCTCGTCTCCACCGTCCGCGGCGAGCTGCGCGAGGACGTCGGCTGGCCCGGGCTCCTCGCCGCCGCCTTCCCGCCCGGCTCGGTCACCGGAGCCCCCAAGGCCAGCGCCCTGCGGATCATCGACGCCCTGGAGACCGCCCCGCGCGGCCCCTACTGCGGGGGCATCGGCTGGGTCGACGCCGACCGCGGCACCGGAGAACTCGCCGTCGGCATCCGCACCTTCTGGGCCGACCGGGAGGAGGGGGTCCTTCGGTTCGGGACCGGCGCGGGCATCACCTGGGGCTCCGACCCCGAGGGCGAGTGGCGCGAGACCGAGCTGAAGGCGTCCCGACTGCTCGCTGTAGCGTCGGGAGCATTCGAGGTGAATGAAGGGATCCTGACGTGA
- a CDS encoding TIGR02611 family protein, translating to MNTGSDELGEVAMTDDEGKPEQPLGSRAPEFIKARRALHVSWQVGVFVVGLAVVVAGVIMLPLPGPGWLVIFGGMAIWATEFVWAQLVLRWTKRKVTEATQRALDPAVRRRNIILTSVGLVIVAALCAVYLWKFGFEMPWNIKQ from the coding sequence ATGAATACGGGGAGTGACGAGCTGGGCGAGGTCGCCATGACCGATGACGAGGGGAAGCCCGAGCAGCCGCTCGGTTCGCGGGCGCCGGAATTCATCAAGGCGCGACGCGCGCTGCACGTGAGCTGGCAGGTGGGCGTTTTCGTCGTGGGGCTCGCGGTGGTCGTCGCGGGCGTGATCATGCTTCCGCTGCCGGGTCCCGGCTGGCTGGTGATCTTCGGCGGCATGGCGATCTGGGCGACCGAGTTCGTCTGGGCGCAGCTGGTGCTCCGCTGGACGAAGCGCAAGGTCACCGAGGCGACGCAGCGTGCGCTGGACCCTGCGGTCCGTCGGCGCAACATCATCCTCACGTCCGTCGGTCTGGTGATCGTCGCGGCCCTCTGCGCCGTCTACCTCTGGAAGTTCGGCTTCGAGATGCCCTGGAACATCAAACAGTGA